The following nucleotide sequence is from Atribacterota bacterium.
AAGAGGTTCGTATATATTCATCAATTGAACAACTTCGTTCGGTAGGAGAATTGGTGGCTTTTAAGATGGTTACCAAGGAAATTGTTACTGCCTCTCAACATTGGTTTGGTGATACTGGCAAGAGATACTTTCAATGGTTAGTTTCTACCAAGAAGATGGCTATGATTTTTGAATTTGATATTGATTTCCGTTACGACCTGCGTAGTACTGATTTTAAAATCGAACAGTTAAATGAGAATAGATATACATTAAAAATGCCTCCCTGTCTTTATCAAGTGCATATTCGCGATATAAGTTTTTATGATGAACAGAATTCCAAATTCCTACCCTGGTTACTGCCTGATTTACTCAATCGTGCTTTTGGTTCCGGGTTCAGTGAAGCAGATAAAAATCTATTGAAAGAGGAAGCAAAAAATCAAGCTGCTAAGCTGGCTGAAGGAGTGGTTAATAAATTACAATCAGAAGTTGAAAATTCGGCACGGCAGACACTGCTGACTTTAGTTAAAAGCTTAGGAGTAGAAAAGGTAGCCATTGATTTTAGTCAGTCTAAAATTGTTCCCAGTACTGTTCAGACTAATGAACTGGAAGCCAATATGCAAAAAGCCAAAAACAAAATTAAAAGCTTGGTCAGTAAAAAAGAAGAATAGGCTTATAGAAATTTTTATCATATATTAGCAATTTTCAATAACCCCCCAAACTTCTATAGAAAAGCTTTCTAATAACAGCAAAAAACATATTATTTGATTTCTTTAAATTCCAGCTGAATAAAGTAAGAGGTAAGGATAAATTATCAAATATATTATAGGCTACTTTAGAAAAAAAATTATTAGGGTATGGATTGAATTAGTAAAAGTGATGAAAAAAACATGGACAGTAGTGCAGTAGACCTGTTTTTAAAATGTTATAATTATATAGTTTATAGGTAGCATGAACTGAGTTAACTCTTTTTTTAAATGTTTGATTGATATGTTTATTAAGTTACAATAATATATAAAGGTTATACAGTGTTAAACAATTAAAAGGGCAAATATTAAAAAATTTAACAATTACTCTTTTTCTAAATATATCAGCTACACTTTTGTCTCTACTTTTTCAACATTTAGGTTTTAAAGAAGTAAATTTTGTGGTTACATATATTTTGTCTGTCCTGTTAACCTCACGTTATACTATGGGATATGCTTATGGGATTATAGCATCGGTCATTTCCATGTTTTTCTTTAATTTCTTTTTTACTGAGCCCATATATAGCTTTAATGTGGATGATCCCACTTACATTTTTACCTTTATGGTAATATTAATTGCTGCTGTTTTTACCAGTGCATTGACCAGCAAACTAATCTTCTCAAAGGAACTTGCCGATAAACAGGAGAAACAAGCAAAAACGTTATATCAGATTACCAGCTCTCTGGCAAAAACCGGAGGTGTAGAAGAGGTTGCTGTTGTCTCGGTACAATGTTTGGTAGACCTGTTAAAAAGTGATGTAATTTTTATTATAATAAATCAAAAAGATAATACAGTAAAAAAATTAGCACCTGCATTATCTGGATATGGTATTATTGTGAAGGATATTAAACTAGATAATATTGAAGATATAATATTAAATCATTATACTTTCCCCATTATAGTTCGCGAAAGGTATGTCGGTTATATTTGCTTACCTAAAGAATTGGAGAATATAGAAAATGAAAACCGGTTTATTTTGGATTCAGTTATTATGCAAATTACTATTGCTATACAGCGAGAAATGCTTACTGCTGAAAAAGAAGCTGCCAAAGCTGAAACTGATAGAGAAAGGTTAAGGAGTAATTTACTTAGAGCAATTTCCCATGACTTAAGAACTCCACTTACCGGAATTATGGGGTCTGCCGAGATGCTTCTACAACAACTTGAAAGCAAAAAACACATTAAATTAGTACAGGATATATATGAAGAGTCAGGTTGGCTTATTCGTTTGGTTGAGAATATTTTAAGCCTAACTATGATTAAGGAAGGACGTTTGGCTGTTAATATTAAACCAGAGGCAGTGGAAGAAATAGTAGCAGAAGCTGTAAGCCGTGCTTCAAAATATACACCTAATAATAGGATTTCTATTTCAGTTCCAGAGGATGTATTATTTGCACCAATGGACGGGAAATTAATAGTGCAGGTTCTTATTAATATTATTGACAATGCAATAAAACACACAATACCAACTGATGAGATTCATGTATCAGTTCAAGTGGAAGATAAGAAAGCCTGGTTTGAAGTATCAGATAATGGGATAGGAATTAATGAAAAGGATTTACCAAAGATTTTTGATATGTTTTTTACTACTCGAAATTCTCATATAGATGCAAAGCACGGAATTGGACTAGGACTGGCTATCTGTAAAGTGATTGTGAATTTTCATGGTGGGGAAATATTTGCGAAGAAAAATAAAGAAAAAGGTTCTACCTTTAGATTTTATCTCAATCTTTGAAGTAAGGGTGGCAATGTTGTTTTTAATTATTGAAGATGATATTAAAATAAGAAAGTTCATTAATTTTTCACTTAAATTCCAGAAGTATGACTGTATTGAAGCAGCAACAGGAAAAGAAGCCATGAGTCTTTTAGCTACTCAACAGAATCTCAAGGCAATTATCCTGGATTTAGGATTACCCGATATGGATGGGCTTGATATCATCAAGCAGGTACGTGAGTTTTCAGATGTTCCTATTATTGTGGTATCTGCTCGAGATCAGGATAATGAAAAGGTGGAGGCGCTGGATGCTGGAGCTGATGATTATCTAACCAAACCATTCAGTATTAAAGAGTTACTTGCAAGAATTCGTGTAGTCTTTAGACACAGCAAAGATAATAAAAAAGAAGTAGTGACCTCCATTTATAAGATTGCCAATTTAGAAGTAGACTTAGAGAAGCATAGAGTAATATTAGATAGCAGGGAGATACATTTTACACCGATAGAATATCAAATACTCACTTTATTGATTAAAAATGCTGGTAAGGTTTTAACTCATAACTATATCTTAAGAGAAGTATGGGGAACTTACCTTGATACCGATATGCAATCTTTACGGGTATTTATGGCAAACATTAGAAGAAAGCTGGAGGAAAATCCAGCAAAACCTAGATATATTATAACTGAAGTAGGAATTGGATACCGTTTTAATGATGAGTAATGATATAACAAGGGGTAATGAATAACAAGCTAACATCTGATTATTTATACAATCTTTATATGAACCTCGATATAATATGTGTGTTTTGGAAGTAGATATTATCGAGGTGAATTTATTTATATATGAGTTTTAAAGTAATTGGAAATATGCTTGGGAAGTTATTGATGTATTTTAGTACATTAATGATTTTTCCTCTCTTGGCTGCGTATCATTATCATGAAATAATTGCAGTGATAGCATTTATATGGTCTATTATAATTACCTTTTTAACCGGTTTA
It contains:
- a CDS encoding DUF4230 domain-containing protein: MPENFIFTILGFFLAFILFIILWWLFFRPRGSGKEVRIYSSIEQLRSVGELVAFKMVTKEIVTASQHWFGDTGKRYFQWLVSTKKMAMIFEFDIDFRYDLRSTDFKIEQLNENRYTLKMPPCLYQVHIRDISFYDEQNSKFLPWLLPDLLNRAFGSGFSEADKNLLKEEAKNQAAKLAEGVVNKLQSEVENSARQTLLTLVKSLGVEKVAIDFSQSKIVPSTVQTNELEANMQKAKNKIKSLVSKKEE
- a CDS encoding ATP-binding protein → MTLFLNISATLLSLLFQHLGFKEVNFVVTYILSVLLTSRYTMGYAYGIIASVISMFFFNFFFTEPIYSFNVDDPTYIFTFMVILIAAVFTSALTSKLIFSKELADKQEKQAKTLYQITSSLAKTGGVEEVAVVSVQCLVDLLKSDVIFIIINQKDNTVKKLAPALSGYGIIVKDIKLDNIEDIILNHYTFPIIVRERYVGYICLPKELENIENENRFILDSVIMQITIAIQREMLTAEKEAAKAETDRERLRSNLLRAISHDLRTPLTGIMGSAEMLLQQLESKKHIKLVQDIYEESGWLIRLVENILSLTMIKEGRLAVNIKPEAVEEIVAEAVSRASKYTPNNRISISVPEDVLFAPMDGKLIVQVLINIIDNAIKHTIPTDEIHVSVQVEDKKAWFEVSDNGIGINEKDLPKIFDMFFTTRNSHIDAKHGIGLGLAICKVIVNFHGGEIFAKKNKEKGSTFRFYLNL
- a CDS encoding response regulator transcription factor; translated protein: MLFLIIEDDIKIRKFINFSLKFQKYDCIEAATGKEAMSLLATQQNLKAIILDLGLPDMDGLDIIKQVREFSDVPIIVVSARDQDNEKVEALDAGADDYLTKPFSIKELLARIRVVFRHSKDNKKEVVTSIYKIANLEVDLEKHRVILDSREIHFTPIEYQILTLLIKNAGKVLTHNYILREVWGTYLDTDMQSLRVFMANIRRKLEENPAKPRYIITEVGIGYRFNDE